The proteins below are encoded in one region of Lactuca sativa cultivar Salinas chromosome 3, Lsat_Salinas_v11, whole genome shotgun sequence:
- the LOC111894964 gene encoding peroxidase 11, whose product MKTRPSTCMSLRSILNHLLLITFCQFTILHATDPPLSMEYYKTTCPNAEAIIRKEMECAVLTETRNAAFILRLHFHDCFVQGCDGSVLLEDTVTFQGEKNAPTNLKSLKGFDIIDRIKEKLESECPETVSCADALAIAARDATVLVGGPYWDVPVGRKDSKTASFAEVETNIPGANIGLLSIIAKFIYQGLSVTDMVALSGVHTIGMARCTSYRARIYGDYQITSLMNPIADSNLKNLKSTCPEVGGRDNHVTALDYVSPNLFDNSYYHLLLRGEGLLNSDQELYSSVLGVETRKLVMKYALDPIAFFEQFSESMVKMGNITNPRTYVDGEVRKNCRFTNE is encoded by the exons ATGAAAACCAGACCATCAACATGCATGTCCCTTCGATCCATTCTCAATCATCTTTTACTTATAACTTTCTGTCAGTTCACCATATTACATGCAACTGATCCTCCCTTATCCATGGAGTACTACAAGACGACATGCCCAAACGCAGAAGCCATAATCAGGAAAGAAATGGAATGTGCTGTTTTAACCGAAACCCGAAACGCTGCCTTCATCTTACGTTTACATTTTCACGACTGTTTTGTACAG GGATGTGATGGGTCAGTGTTGCTAGAAGACACAGTCACGTTTCAAGGAGAGAAGAACGCTCCCACGAATTTAAAATCGCTGAAAGGATTTGACATCATagataggatcaaagaaaagctTGAATCCGAGTGTCCTGAGACTGTTTCTTGTGCTGATGCTCTTGCTATCGCTGCAAGAGATGCTACTGTACTG GTTGGTGGACCTTATTGGGATGTCCCAGTTGGGAGGAAAGACTCGAAAACAGCTAGCTTTGCTGAGGTTGAAACAAATATACCAGGTGCCAACATTGGGCTGCTATCGATCATCGCTAAGTTCATATACCAAGGTCTCTCTGTCACTGATATGGTAGCGCTTTCTG GTGTTCACACAATTGGCATGGCTAGGTGTACGAGTTATCGAGCAAGAATCTATGGAGACTATCAAATAACATCCCTAATGAACCCGATCGCTGATTCAAACCTCAAGAACTTAAAGTCAACATGCCCAGAAGTTGGAGGAAGGGACAATCATGTGACTGCATTGGACTACGTTTCACCTAATCTCTTCGACAACTCATATTACCATTTACTATTGAGAGGAGAAGGCCTTCTTAACTCGGATCAAGAACTGTACTCAAGTGTTCTTGGTGTAGAGACAAGGAAACTTGTGATGAAATACGCGTTAGATCCAATTGCATTTTTTGAACAATTTTCAGAGTCAATGGTGAAGATGGGAAACATTACAAATCCCAGAACTTATGTGGATGGAGAGGTCAGAAAGAATTGTAGGTTCACCAATGAATAA